The Phycisphaeraceae bacterium genome has a window encoding:
- a CDS encoding cyclodeaminase/cyclohydrolase family protein: protein MLASERLSDILQSLASRSPTPGGGAVAAVTLGLAAGLASMVVEYSRGKKKLAEYAPLHDEALAALTETRQLSLTLADRDAAAYHELNALQKLPEDDPTRVAAWHGAVDRAIDVPSRVLVRSLDVLDWCDRLVGKSNEYLRSDLAIAAVLAEAAAASAAWNVRINLPLLSDGTRRSLLEQSLDAQLPAARALRDRIEQACR, encoded by the coding sequence ATGCTGGCCAGTGAGCGGCTCTCGGACATTCTGCAGTCGCTGGCGTCCAGGTCGCCCACGCCCGGCGGCGGCGCCGTGGCGGCCGTCACGCTCGGACTGGCGGCGGGACTGGCGTCGATGGTCGTCGAGTACTCGCGCGGCAAGAAGAAACTTGCCGAATACGCTCCGCTCCATGATGAGGCGCTGGCGGCGCTGACCGAGACGCGGCAGTTGTCGCTGACGCTCGCCGACAGGGATGCCGCCGCGTACCACGAACTGAACGCCTTGCAGAAGCTGCCGGAGGACGATCCGACCCGCGTCGCCGCGTGGCACGGCGCGGTGGACCGGGCCATCGACGTTCCCAGCCGCGTTCTTGTCAGGTCGCTGGACGTGCTGGACTGGTGCGACCGCCTGGTCGGGAAGTCCAACGAGTACCTGCGAAGCGATCTGGCCATCGCGGCGGTGCTGGCGGAAGCGGCGGCGGCCTCGGCGGCGTGGAATGTGCGCATCAATCTGCCCCTCCTCAGCGACGGGACGCGACGATCGCTGCTGGAGCAATCGCTGGACGCGCAACTCCCCGCCGCCCGCGCGCTGCGCGACCGCATCGAGCAGGCGTGCCGCTGA
- the nhaA gene encoding Na+/H+ antiporter NhaA: protein MSPIHGFLRVEAAAGVLLLVCTMFAVVWANSPWSESYHHFWHTDVSVEFGDHALTLSLAHFVNDALMAVFFFVVGLEIKRELLVGELASPRKAMLSIVAALGAMAAPALIFVLCNTGTENVRGWAIPTATDIAFAVGVMAMLGRRIPLSLKVFLTALAIVDDIAAVIVIALFYTSEISMFSFLVANGFLVASIIANRLGVRTPICYAVIGVLMWVFLLQSGVHATIGGVLMALTIPASMRINGEAFTIFARRAIKEFEDAGGDRDNIMTNERRQGAVRGLQVACEYVQTPLNRLEHGIHPWVAYLIMPVFALANAGVTIGDGAVGAITSGAGLGIVLGLVVGKPLGLILTVWLAVKSGLCKLPEGAAWRHIVGTGFLAGIGFTMSLFIANLAFRDHDTLDAAKMGILAGSLVSGVTGFLLLRAGGGAVRDDAHA from the coding sequence ATGTCCCCGATCCACGGGTTCCTGCGCGTCGAGGCGGCTGCGGGCGTGCTGCTGCTGGTCTGCACCATGTTCGCCGTGGTCTGGGCCAACTCGCCGTGGAGCGAGTCGTACCACCACTTCTGGCACACCGATGTGAGCGTGGAGTTCGGCGATCACGCGCTCACGCTCTCGCTGGCGCACTTCGTCAACGACGCGCTGATGGCCGTGTTCTTCTTCGTTGTGGGGCTGGAGATCAAGCGCGAGCTGCTGGTGGGCGAGCTGGCCTCGCCGCGTAAGGCCATGCTGTCGATCGTCGCCGCGCTTGGCGCCATGGCCGCTCCGGCGCTGATTTTCGTGCTGTGCAACACGGGCACCGAGAACGTGCGCGGCTGGGCCATTCCCACCGCCACCGACATCGCCTTCGCCGTGGGTGTGATGGCCATGCTGGGCAGGCGCATCCCGCTGTCGCTCAAGGTGTTTCTCACGGCGCTGGCCATCGTGGACGACATCGCCGCCGTCATCGTCATCGCGCTGTTCTACACCAGCGAGATTTCGATGTTCTCCTTCCTGGTCGCCAACGGCTTCCTGGTGGCCTCGATCATCGCCAACCGGCTGGGCGTCCGCACGCCCATCTGCTATGCCGTCATCGGCGTGTTGATGTGGGTCTTTCTGCTCCAGTCAGGCGTCCACGCCACCATCGGCGGTGTGCTGATGGCCCTGACCATTCCCGCCAGCATGCGCATCAACGGCGAGGCCTTCACCATCTTCGCCCGCCGCGCCATCAAGGAGTTCGAGGACGCCGGGGGCGACCGCGACAACATCATGACCAACGAGCGTCGTCAGGGCGCGGTGCGCGGCCTGCAGGTGGCGTGCGAGTACGTGCAGACGCCGCTCAACCGGCTCGAGCACGGCATCCACCCCTGGGTGGCCTACCTCATCATGCCCGTCTTCGCACTGGCCAACGCGGGCGTCACCATCGGCGACGGCGCCGTCGGCGCCATCACCAGCGGTGCGGGGCTGGGCATCGTGCTCGGGCTGGTGGTCGGCAAGCCGCTGGGGCTGATTCTCACGGTCTGGCTGGCAGTCAAGAGCGGGCTGTGCAAGCTGCCCGAAGGCGCCGCCTGGCGGCACATCGTGGGCACGGGCTTCCTCGCCGGCATCGGCTTCACCATGTCGCTCTTCATCGCCAACCTGGCCTTCCGCGACCACGACACGCTCGACGCCGCCAAGATGGGCATCCTCGCCGGGTCGCTGGTCTCGGGCGTGACCGGGTTCCTGCTGCTTCGCGCGGGCGGCGGCGCGGTCAGGGACGACGCGCACGCATGA
- a CDS encoding NAD(P)/FAD-dependent oxidoreductase, producing the protein MRIPLVPDRRAATIHSDVRERADIVIVGAGAAGLMTAIWAGRTNPARRIVLLDGAKVIGAKILVAGGGRCNVTHDEVDERAYAGSTRPAIAKVLRRFDVPRTAAFFRELGVELKREETGKLFPVTDDAHTVLEALLREVERVGASLRHPRRVTGVERTDDGFIVRGDWGSLACASLVLATGGKALPKSGSDGTGYVLAQALGHTVTPRIFPALVPLVLESGHFLRELSGVSFPATLEVRSSRGTRLASFTNSTLCTHFGLSGPTVLDVSRYFTEAKAGDPGATLVMNLLPGETEHSLDHLLLANPSQNVGRVLAGRLPERVLKAAVSHANVDSGAVISTIRRDVRRHLVQTLVSLVLPVTGDRGFTHAEVTAGGVPLSEIRLESMESRRHPGLYLVGEICDVDGRIGGFNFQWAWASGYVAGASIGGT; encoded by the coding sequence ATGCGCATCCCTCTCGTCCCCGATCGTCGCGCAGCCACCATACACTCCGACGTGCGTGAACGGGCCGACATCGTGATCGTGGGCGCCGGGGCGGCGGGGCTGATGACGGCCATCTGGGCGGGGCGAACCAACCCGGCTCGCAGGATTGTTCTGCTGGACGGGGCGAAGGTGATCGGCGCCAAGATTCTCGTGGCAGGCGGCGGGCGCTGCAACGTGACCCACGATGAAGTGGACGAGCGGGCGTATGCGGGCTCGACTCGCCCGGCGATCGCCAAGGTGCTGCGTCGCTTCGACGTGCCGCGCACGGCGGCTTTCTTCCGCGAATTGGGGGTCGAACTGAAGCGCGAGGAGACGGGCAAACTGTTTCCCGTGACGGACGATGCGCACACCGTGCTGGAAGCGCTGCTGCGTGAGGTCGAGCGCGTGGGCGCGTCCCTGCGACATCCCCGTCGCGTCACGGGCGTGGAGCGGACGGACGACGGCTTTATCGTGCGAGGCGACTGGGGGTCGCTGGCGTGCGCCTCGCTCGTGCTGGCGACGGGCGGCAAAGCGCTGCCCAAGTCCGGTTCGGACGGCACGGGGTATGTGTTGGCGCAGGCGCTCGGGCACACGGTGACGCCGCGGATCTTTCCGGCGCTTGTGCCGCTGGTGCTGGAGTCCGGTCACTTTCTGCGCGAGTTGTCCGGCGTGTCCTTTCCCGCGACGCTGGAGGTGCGGTCATCGCGGGGAACGCGACTGGCTTCGTTCACCAACAGCACACTGTGTACGCACTTCGGGCTGTCCGGCCCGACGGTGCTGGATGTCAGTCGCTACTTCACCGAGGCCAAGGCGGGTGACCCGGGCGCGACGCTCGTGATGAACCTGCTGCCGGGAGAGACCGAGCACTCGCTTGACCATCTGCTGCTGGCGAATCCGAGTCAGAACGTCGGGCGGGTGCTGGCCGGGCGTCTGCCGGAGCGCGTGCTGAAGGCGGCGGTCAGTCATGCGAACGTGGATTCGGGAGCGGTGATCTCGACCATCCGGCGCGACGTGCGACGACACCTGGTGCAAACACTCGTCTCGCTGGTGCTGCCCGTGACGGGCGATCGTGGGTTCACGCACGCGGAGGTGACGGCGGGGGGCGTGCCGCTCTCGGAGATTCGGCTCGAGTCGATGGAGTCACGCCGTCACCCCGGTCTGTACCTGGTCGGCGAGATCTGCGACGTGGACGGACGAATCGGTGGGTTCAACTTCCAGTGGGCGTGGGCGAGCGGATATGTGGCCGGTGCTTCGATCGGCGGGACATGA
- a CDS encoding helix-turn-helix domain-containing protein encodes MNAPPIAPSFGDRLRLLREQRGLTQTDLSRESGISQSTVSALETGRQRPWPSTRRALARAFGLSLEEFDRAVMSDHPGVVLDRPVSIDLDAEPGQVNLHRTVTQLVDQLRLTEFRLRRSDQQLGLIRRLIDEMPVLCWETDAELRVMTASGWAAKRHEVWGDLVGRTLEEFHARTGGEVPLPPIEPHRRVLAGLPVSLLIPWGPDVWIVALEPLVAMNTGVSGVIGLAVRRSP; translated from the coding sequence ATGAATGCACCTCCCATCGCCCCATCATTCGGGGATCGCCTCCGACTCCTTCGAGAACAACGCGGCCTGACGCAGACCGATCTGTCGCGGGAATCGGGCATCTCGCAGTCCACGGTCAGCGCGCTGGAGACCGGACGCCAGAGGCCCTGGCCGAGCACGCGAAGGGCGCTGGCTCGTGCGTTTGGCCTGTCGCTGGAGGAGTTCGACCGGGCCGTGATGTCCGATCATCCGGGGGTGGTGCTGGATCGTCCGGTGTCAATCGATCTCGATGCGGAGCCAGGACAGGTCAACCTGCACCGCACGGTCACACAGCTGGTTGATCAGCTCCGGCTCACGGAGTTTCGGCTGCGTCGATCGGATCAGCAACTGGGGCTGATCCGCCGCCTGATTGATGAGATGCCTGTGCTGTGCTGGGAGACGGACGCCGAACTGCGAGTCATGACTGCCTCAGGATGGGCGGCCAAGCGACACGAAGTGTGGGGGGATCTGGTGGGCCGGACGCTCGAAGAGTTCCATGCCCGGACCGGCGGCGAGGTGCCGCTGCCGCCCATCGAACCGCATCGGAGGGTGCTTGCCGGACTGCCGGTGTCGCTGTTGATCCCTTGGGGGCCGGATGTGTGGATTGTCGCGCTGGAGCCGCTTGTTGCCATGAACACGGGGGTGTCAGGCGTGATCGGTTTGGCGGTGCGTCGGTCGCCGTGA
- a CDS encoding NAD(P)/FAD-dependent oxidoreductase, with product MVVGEFTQETTLLVIGGGPAGYAAAFRAAELGVETAIVDPRPDLGGICLHAGCVPSKTLCDLSATIRAASGAAAMGAAFSPPAIDASKVGVWVDTTVERLAKGLAARAKQLKITRLVGEARFEDAKHVAVTGGSIPRVKFRKAVIATGTRPVEHPDLSFDGERTWTPEQAVRLGTLAAAASRAREGGASNAIAVTAGGDSGRGESLIPRTLLVIGSDYMAVEIASIYASLGSRVTLASPEAVLLPEADDDLMRPLRKSLEASLAEILLGATIDATAAAKFDRVVVSLGRRANVESLDLDRAGVTLDERGFIRVDAAMKTSSARHFAAGDVTGGPLLANAALAQGRVAAEVIAGQPSALDVRAIPHAVFTDPNIAWVGLTEKQAKRQGQPYAIAKAPWGLSGRAAGMNRMDGLTKIIFDPGTREVQGVGLAGPGTCEMIGEAALAIEMGATLDDLALTLHPHPTTSELLADAARGV from the coding sequence ATGGTCGTCGGCGAGTTCACCCAGGAAACCACTCTACTCGTCATCGGCGGCGGCCCCGCCGGTTACGCCGCCGCGTTCCGGGCCGCCGAACTGGGGGTGGAGACCGCGATCGTCGATCCCCGGCCTGATTTGGGCGGAATCTGTCTGCACGCGGGGTGCGTGCCGTCCAAGACGCTGTGCGACCTGAGCGCGACAATCCGGGCCGCGTCGGGAGCGGCCGCGATGGGCGCGGCCTTCTCCCCTCCCGCGATCGACGCCTCCAAGGTCGGGGTGTGGGTTGACACTACGGTCGAACGACTCGCCAAGGGGTTGGCGGCGCGGGCGAAGCAGCTCAAGATCACGCGCCTCGTCGGCGAGGCCCGCTTCGAGGACGCCAAACATGTCGCCGTCACTGGCGGCTCCATCCCTCGCGTCAAGTTCCGCAAGGCGGTCATCGCCACGGGCACGCGGCCGGTGGAGCATCCGGACCTGTCGTTTGATGGCGAGCGCACCTGGACGCCGGAACAGGCGGTGCGCCTTGGGACGTTGGCGGCGGCGGCATCCCGTGCGCGGGAGGGCGGCGCCTCGAACGCCATCGCCGTCACTGCCGGCGGCGACTCCGGTCGCGGAGAATCCCTCATTCCTCGAACACTGCTTGTCATCGGGTCGGACTACATGGCGGTGGAGATCGCCTCCATCTACGCCTCGCTGGGCAGCAGGGTCACGCTGGCTTCGCCCGAAGCCGTGCTGCTGCCGGAGGCGGATGACGACCTGATGCGCCCTCTGCGCAAGTCGCTTGAAGCGTCGCTGGCGGAGATCCTGCTCGGCGCGACCATCGATGCGACGGCCGCGGCGAAGTTCGACCGCGTGGTCGTCTCGCTGGGGCGGCGAGCCAACGTGGAGTCGCTCGATCTCGACAGGGCGGGCGTCACTCTCGATGAGCGCGGGTTCATCCGCGTCGATGCCGCCATGAAGACCAGCAGCGCCAGGCACTTCGCCGCGGGTGACGTGACGGGCGGGCCGCTGCTTGCCAACGCGGCGCTCGCCCAGGGCCGCGTGGCGGCGGAGGTCATCGCGGGACAGCCCAGCGCGTTGGATGTCCGCGCGATCCCTCACGCCGTGTTCACTGATCCCAACATCGCCTGGGTCGGGCTGACAGAGAAGCAGGCGAAGCGGCAGGGCCAGCCGTACGCCATCGCCAAGGCCCCGTGGGGGCTGTCCGGCCGGGCGGCAGGTATGAACCGGATGGACGGGCTGACCAAGATCATCTTTGACCCCGGCACGCGCGAGGTGCAGGGCGTAGGGCTGGCCGGGCCAGGCACATGCGAAATGATCGGCGAGGCGGCGCTGGCGATCGAGATGGGCGCGACGCTCGACGACCTAGCCCTCACGCTGCATCCTCACCCGACGACGAGCGAACTGCTGGCGGACGCGGCGCGGGGGGTCTGA
- a CDS encoding aspartate-semialdehyde dehydrogenase — protein sequence MSTSSNTSPNPPTLAIVGATGAVGVETLSILAERGHPRSHLRLFASPRSAGKRLAYMGGEIEVETLAPGCFEGIDLAIFSAGKSISIEWGPRAVAEGCFVVDNSSAFRMDPHTPLIVPEINGDELVRISRPTLIANPNCSTIIALMAATPLHRAAGVKRMVISTYQAASGAGAAAMAELEQQARDWAAGRPLVAPIFGRQYLFNLFSHNSRMHPNGCNEEELKMLHETRKIWRDDRVRITATCIRVPVLRAHSESINITFEKPLSEDQAREILQNAPGVTLVDDRANNRFPEPIHASGQNNVLVGRIRADPSQDPGMGLDLFVCGDQLRKGAALNAVQIAERLIVLGMVRPRAMAGR from the coding sequence ATGTCCACATCGTCCAACACCTCTCCCAACCCCCCCACCCTCGCCATCGTCGGCGCCACCGGCGCGGTCGGCGTCGAGACGCTCTCCATCCTCGCCGAGCGCGGCCACCCACGCTCGCATTTGCGGCTGTTCGCCTCGCCGCGCTCCGCCGGCAAGCGCCTCGCCTACATGGGCGGCGAGATCGAAGTCGAAACCCTCGCGCCCGGCTGCTTCGAGGGCATCGACCTGGCCATCTTCTCGGCGGGCAAGTCGATCTCGATCGAGTGGGGACCGCGCGCCGTGGCCGAGGGCTGCTTCGTCGTCGACAACTCCAGCGCGTTCCGCATGGACCCGCACACGCCCCTCATCGTGCCCGAGATCAATGGCGATGAACTGGTCCGCATCAGCCGCCCCACGCTCATCGCCAACCCCAACTGCTCCACAATCATCGCCCTGATGGCCGCCACCCCCCTGCACCGCGCGGCGGGCGTGAAGCGCATGGTCATCAGCACCTACCAGGCCGCCAGCGGGGCTGGCGCCGCCGCCATGGCCGAATTGGAGCAGCAGGCCCGCGACTGGGCCGCCGGCCGCCCACTCGTTGCCCCCATCTTCGGCCGCCAGTACCTCTTCAACCTCTTCAGCCACAACTCCAGGATGCACCCCAACGGCTGCAACGAAGAGGAACTGAAGATGCTTCACGAGACGCGCAAGATCTGGCGTGATGACCGCGTGCGCATCACCGCCACCTGCATCCGCGTGCCCGTGCTGCGCGCCCACAGCGAGTCCATCAACATCACCTTCGAGAAGCCGCTTTCCGAAGATCAGGCCCGCGAGATTCTTCAGAACGCCCCCGGCGTCACGCTGGTTGATGACCGTGCGAACAACCGCTTTCCCGAACCCATTCACGCCAGCGGCCAGAACAATGTCCTCGTGGGCCGCATCCGCGCTGACCCGAGTCAGGACCCCGGCATGGGGCTGGACCTTTTCGTCTGCGGCGACCAGCTCCGCAAGGGCGCAGCGCTCAACGCAGTGCAGATCGCAGAGCGGCTGATCGTCCTGGGCATGGTCCGCCCGCGCGCCATGGCGGGGAGATGA
- a CDS encoding acyl-CoA carboxylase subunit beta, translated as MTTATAAPSPLRSATDAYRALAAQIAQGGGQRGAERQHKLGRLTARERLDRLVDKGGSIFECGLLAAWNMYTEYGGAPAAGVVTAIAPVGGRLCMVIANDATVKAGAFFPMTCKKIIRAQMIAERARLPLIYLVDSAGVFLPLQEDVFPDTDDFGRIFRNNAVISAKGIPQFAAIMGNCVAGGGYLPVLCDTLLMTEGSGLYLAGPALVKAAIGQDVTSEDLGGAAMHAEISGTIDFREKDDESCLKRLRSIVLADMKTPTMTEPPFPAVASRRRPEEVYDIFRTESTQQYDMVELLGCIVDDESFNEYKQEYGRSLICAYARIGGWPCGIVANQRKLTERKMPGGKAGPSKSMNMPAVIYDDSADKAARFIMDCNQKRLPILFIHDTTGFMVGRDSEQAGIIRSGAKMVNAMSNCIVPKIALIVGGSYGAGNYAMCGRAFDPLLSLAWPGSKCSVMGAAQAANTLLQVRIAAEERQGHKVSPEEQKQLLDAIKASYNEQQDIRYGAARGWVDRLIEPEHTRDELITALRVCATFPIEGEFRTGVLQV; from the coding sequence ATGACCACCGCCACCGCCGCACCGTCTCCGCTTCGCTCCGCCACGGATGCGTACCGCGCCCTCGCCGCCCAGATCGCGCAGGGCGGCGGCCAGCGCGGCGCCGAGCGCCAGCACAAACTCGGCCGTCTCACCGCCCGCGAGCGGCTCGACCGTCTGGTGGACAAGGGCGGCTCGATCTTCGAGTGCGGCCTGCTCGCCGCGTGGAACATGTACACCGAGTACGGCGGCGCGCCCGCCGCCGGCGTGGTCACCGCCATCGCCCCCGTGGGCGGGCGTCTGTGCATGGTCATCGCCAACGACGCCACCGTGAAGGCCGGCGCGTTCTTTCCCATGACGTGCAAGAAGATCATCCGCGCCCAGATGATCGCCGAGCGCGCCCGACTGCCGCTCATCTACCTCGTCGATTCCGCCGGCGTCTTTCTGCCCCTGCAGGAAGATGTCTTCCCCGACACTGACGACTTCGGCCGCATCTTCCGCAACAATGCCGTCATCTCCGCCAAGGGCATTCCCCAGTTCGCCGCCATCATGGGCAACTGCGTGGCGGGGGGCGGCTACCTGCCCGTCCTGTGCGACACGCTGCTGATGACCGAGGGCTCCGGGCTGTATCTCGCCGGCCCGGCGCTGGTGAAGGCCGCGATCGGCCAGGATGTGACCAGCGAGGACCTGGGCGGCGCGGCCATGCACGCCGAAATCTCCGGCACCATCGACTTCCGCGAGAAGGATGATGAATCCTGCCTCAAGCGGCTGCGCTCCATCGTGCTGGCGGACATGAAGACGCCCACCATGACCGAGCCGCCCTTCCCTGCGGTCGCCTCCCGCCGCAGGCCCGAGGAGGTCTACGACATCTTCCGCACCGAATCCACGCAGCAGTACGACATGGTCGAACTGCTGGGCTGCATCGTCGATGATGAGTCCTTCAACGAGTACAAGCAGGAGTACGGCCGCTCGCTCATCTGCGCCTACGCCCGCATCGGCGGCTGGCCGTGCGGCATCGTCGCCAACCAGCGGAAGCTGACCGAGCGCAAGATGCCCGGGGGCAAGGCTGGCCCCAGCAAGTCGATGAACATGCCCGCCGTCATCTATGACGACTCGGCCGACAAGGCGGCGCGCTTCATCATGGACTGCAACCAGAAGCGCCTGCCGATTCTCTTCATCCACGACACCACCGGCTTCATGGTGGGGCGCGATTCCGAGCAGGCGGGCATCATCCGCTCCGGCGCCAAGATGGTCAACGCCATGAGCAACTGCATCGTGCCCAAGATCGCCCTCATCGTGGGCGGCTCCTACGGCGCGGGCAACTACGCCATGTGCGGCCGCGCCTTCGACCCGCTTCTCTCACTCGCCTGGCCCGGATCGAAGTGCAGCGTGATGGGCGCGGCCCAGGCCGCCAACACCCTGCTGCAGGTGCGCATCGCCGCCGAGGAGCGGCAGGGGCACAAGGTCAGCCCCGAGGAGCAGAAGCAGCTGCTGGACGCCATCAAGGCCTCGTACAACGAACAGCAGGACATCCGCTACGGCGCGGCCCGCGGGTGGGTCGATCGACTCATCGAGCCCGAGCACACGCGAGATGAACTCATCACCGCCCTGCGGGTGTGCGCCACCTTCCCCATCGAAGGCGAGTTCCGCACCGGCGTGCTGCAGGTCTGA
- a CDS encoding PIN domain-containing protein: protein MNAVDTNVLLYAHDPRDLRKQQRALECVRTLSEGVLLWQVACEYLAAARKLEPFGFSLAKAEETLVGLRSIWACLQPRWSALDRAMDLTRRFSLSFWDAMIVANCLDHGVESLLTEDLGGTPTIDGLRIINPFRE, encoded by the coding sequence ATGAACGCCGTTGATACCAACGTGCTTCTCTACGCTCATGATCCACGAGATCTCCGGAAACAGCAGCGTGCTTTGGAGTGCGTGCGCACCCTGTCAGAAGGTGTCTTGTTGTGGCAGGTCGCTTGCGAGTACCTCGCGGCAGCACGGAAGCTGGAGCCGTTCGGGTTCAGTCTTGCGAAAGCGGAAGAAACGCTCGTGGGCCTGCGATCCATCTGGGCATGCCTCCAACCGAGGTGGTCTGCACTGGACAGAGCAATGGATCTCACCCGTCGTTTCAGTTTGTCGTTCTGGGATGCAATGATCGTGGCCAACTGTCTTGACCATGGCGTGGAATCGTTGCTGACCGAGGATCTTGGCGGCACTCCCACTATTGATGGCTTGCGAATCATCAATCCATTTCGCGAATAA
- a CDS encoding PilT/PilU family type 4a pilus ATPase, with protein MLGALTIQRLLLKMREVEASDLHIKVHAPPVLRIGGHLHAVDAPALDANDTQQLLDKIIPDHLRDALRDKGGIDFAHHEGEGARFRCSVFHAGNGLHAAIRRVNPKIPSFEQLHLPPIYHKVADTTHEGLIVICGVTGCGKSTTLAAMIDHINETRSENIITIEDPVEYAFQRKKSYISQREVGLDVPDFPTALRAAVRQDPDVIMIGELRDRVTMLAGIQAAETGHLVFCTLHTADTMQSFARILEFFPQNEHGFLRSSLAAGLRAVMAQRLVPSVKKGAPRVPATEVLLNTPITSDRIRDGRDEDLPAIIHGSEGEGMHDFTSSLADLVKKDWVDLRTAEIYAPNRDALRSKVRGIEMQAERLISRVR; from the coding sequence ATGCTCGGCGCGTTGACCATTCAGCGGCTGCTTCTGAAGATGCGGGAGGTGGAGGCCTCGGACCTGCATATCAAGGTCCACGCCCCACCGGTGCTGCGCATCGGCGGGCACCTGCACGCGGTGGATGCTCCGGCGCTGGACGCCAACGACACCCAGCAGCTGCTGGACAAGATTATTCCCGATCACCTGCGCGACGCCCTGCGGGACAAGGGCGGCATCGACTTCGCCCACCATGAGGGTGAGGGCGCCCGGTTCCGCTGCAGCGTCTTCCACGCCGGGAACGGATTGCACGCCGCCATCCGGCGCGTGAACCCGAAGATCCCATCCTTCGAGCAGCTTCACCTGCCCCCGATCTATCACAAGGTCGCCGACACCACTCACGAGGGACTGATCGTCATCTGCGGCGTCACGGGATGCGGCAAGTCCACCACGCTGGCGGCGATGATCGACCATATCAACGAGACCCGCTCGGAAAACATCATCACCATCGAAGACCCCGTCGAGTACGCCTTTCAGCGCAAGAAGTCGTACATCAGCCAGCGCGAGGTGGGGCTGGACGTGCCGGACTTCCCCACCGCGCTGCGCGCCGCGGTGCGGCAGGATCCTGACGTCATCATGATCGGTGAACTGCGCGACCGCGTCACCATGCTGGCGGGCATTCAGGCGGCGGAAACGGGGCACCTGGTCTTCTGCACGCTGCACACCGCGGACACCATGCAGTCCTTCGCCCGAATCCTCGAGTTCTTTCCACAGAATGAACACGGGTTCCTCCGCTCATCCCTCGCGGCCGGCCTGCGCGCGGTCATGGCCCAGCGGCTGGTGCCCTCGGTGAAGAAAGGCGCGCCGCGCGTGCCGGCCACCGAGGTGCTGCTCAATACGCCCATCACGTCCGACCGCATCCGCGACGGGCGGGATGAAGACCTGCCGGCCATCATCCACGGCTCGGAAGGTGAGGGCATGCACGACTTCACCTCGTCGCTGGCGGACCTGGTGAAGAAGGATTGGGTGGACCTGCGCACCGCGGAGATCTACGCCCCCAACCGCGACGCCCTGCGCAGCAAGGTGCGCGGCATCGAGATGCAGGCGGAGCGCCTCATCTCGCGCGTGCGGTAG
- a CDS encoding MBL fold metallo-hydrolase, giving the protein MSRLHTIDLRFRGIPEAVASYIIETKAGPVVLETGPESTFPALESGLAGLGYTPRDVRHVLVTHIHLDHAGAAWRLAREGAVIHVHEFGAKHLIDPSRLLDSARRIYRERMEPLWGRVEPIDAARVNPLADGDRLDLDGLAIDVLETPGHARHHHAFVVTNDARRAVFTGDAAACFIRSAPTYISLPTPPPEFDRDAWLTTLGRLQALGADRLYPTHFGEVADPSGHLDRVRHAIVEHVERVRTLRTAGLDRAAMLVRYQDWMIEESRRAGVPDRLGEFYVKSSLADMNLTGILRWMDQRESPTPTRT; this is encoded by the coding sequence ATGTCGCGCCTGCACACCATCGACCTTCGCTTCCGGGGCATTCCCGAGGCGGTGGCTTCATACATTATCGAGACGAAGGCCGGTCCGGTGGTCCTCGAGACGGGACCGGAAAGCACGTTCCCCGCGCTGGAGTCGGGACTGGCTGGACTTGGCTATACCCCTCGTGATGTGCGGCATGTGCTCGTCACGCACATTCACCTTGACCATGCCGGAGCCGCCTGGCGCCTGGCCCGCGAGGGAGCGGTCATCCACGTGCATGAGTTCGGCGCGAAGCACCTGATCGACCCGTCGCGTCTCCTCGACAGCGCGCGGCGAATCTACCGTGAGCGAATGGAGCCGTTGTGGGGTCGCGTCGAGCCCATCGACGCCGCCCGCGTGAACCCATTGGCGGACGGTGATCGGCTTGACCTCGACGGGTTGGCGATCGATGTGCTCGAAACGCCGGGACATGCGCGTCATCATCACGCGTTCGTCGTGACGAACGATGCTCGTCGAGCCGTCTTCACCGGCGACGCGGCAGCGTGCTTCATTCGCAGTGCGCCGACATACATCTCACTGCCGACCCCGCCGCCGGAGTTCGATCGTGACGCCTGGCTGACAACACTGGGTCGCTTGCAGGCCTTGGGCGCCGATCGGCTTTATCCGACGCACTTCGGCGAAGTGGCCGACCCGTCCGGGCATCTCGATCGGGTTCGACACGCGATCGTCGAACACGTCGAGCGGGTTCGCACGCTGCGGACGGCTGGCCTGGACCGGGCCGCGATGCTCGTTCGCTACCAGGACTGGATGATCGAGGAGTCGCGGCGAGCAGGCGTGCCCGACCGACTGGGCGAGTTCTACGTGAAGAGTTCACTCGCGGACATGAACCTGACAGGCATTCTTCGCTGGATGGATCAGCGGGAATCGCCCACACCCACCCGGACCTGA